Part of the Hydrogenimonas thermophila genome, TAACTCTCCCAAACATCTTTTGGAACTTCACCATTACCATCTCTGCCTTGAGCAGACTTTACTTCAAACTGATAGTTTTCTCTTAAATCAAGTAGTTCTTGACAGATTGCATTATCTTTCATTATATTTACCAATCCGCATTAAGATATTTTTTTAGTTGTCCTGTATTTAGGATATCGTAGCTTAACATTTTTCTTTTTTGAAATAGATACTTCTTAATCTTAGCAGATTGTCTTTGCTCCATTTATATATGATGATATAGCTTTCAAAACCTCTATTTACTCCACTGCTTATTTGCCATATAAAAGGAGTTTTTGGCATATATATAAAAACACTAAAATCTTTGAAAAAGTAGTTATTTAAGTATTCATTTAACTCTTTTGGCAAAGAAACTGTACCAGAAAAATAAGCTTTAATAAAACATTTTAAGTTCATAGTCAGGAATACTCCCTACTACATTAATATCTGTATTATAACTTAACTTCATACCAACTGCTTCCGTAACATCTTCCATTCAGGTTCATACTGTTCAACCAATTTCCAAAAAGATTTTTGGTGATGTTTGTGTCGTATATGGGCTAATTCGTGAATAATGACATAGTCAATAAGAGGCATATCGTAGCGTAGTAGATGGCTATTTAGTGTAATGACATTATCAAAACTACAACAGCCCAAACGCCTTTTATAACGGCGGAATTTGAGATCTTTTGGGTAGAGTTTCATACGATTTGAAAAGAGCTCCACTCTAGCTGGAAGGATCTCTTTTGCTTTTCTAAGGTAGAAGCGATCCAAACTTACAGAAAGTTTATCAAACTCTTTTGCTTTAAATAGAAAGTGATCATCTTTAAACTCAATACTATTTTTAAGAGATCTCTCCAACTTTACAGGAAACTCTCTGCCTAAAAACCAGATCTTACAACCATCATAGTACTCAGTAGGATTGTTTTTTGCATAGGTTAAGTTGTGAGAGAGTCTGCTACAAACCCAACTCTCTCTTTGGGCTAAAAACTTTAACGCCTCTTTTTTAGAGAAGTGGTATGGAGTAGAGATCTCAATAGTACCATCACTCTTAATGCGAAGATATAGATTTTTTTGCTTGGCTCTTCGCTTATGACAACACTTTAAGAAAGTGCCGTCTAAGCATTGATACTCAAAATATCTCTCACTAAAGCTTTGCTTTAGCATCTTCAATCAAATCATTCATTAATGTCTGAATACGCTCTAAAGATTCAGGACTTTTTGCTTCAAAGCGGGTAACAAGTATAGGAGTTGTATTGCTAGCTCTTACCAGTCCCCAGCCATCTTCAAAGATAACCCTAACTCCATCAATCGTTACAATTTCTTTAATTTTAAGCTCACTGTAGCGTTTATTTAAAATGTTTTTAAGTGCTTCAATTATTGTAAATTTACTCTCATCTGTTGCTTCTATCTTAATTTCATCAGTGCTGTAAAGTACAGGAAGTTTTTCATACTCAGCATCAAAATCAAAACCATTTTTCAGCATCTCTAAAATACGCATCATTGCATAAATTGCATCATCATATCCAAAATAACGATCGTTAAAGAAGATATGACCGCTAACTTCAGCGGCTAAATCTGCTCCTGTCTCTTTCAATTTAACTTTTAAATTGGAGTGACCAGTTTTGTACATAATCGATTTACCGATTTTGTTAATCTCATCATACATAATCTGAGAGCATTTAACCTCTCCAATGACAGTAGGGTTATCCATTGTTTTAGCAAAAAATAGAGCTAAAATATCTCCTTTAAAATTATATTTTTGACTCAAAAATGCTATACGGTCACCATCTCCATCAAATGCAAAGCCATATTTGGCTCCTCTTTCCAGCTCTTTTTTAAGATCTTCAAGATTTTTCTCTTCACTTGGGTCTGGATGATGGTTTGGAAAAGTACCGTCTGGATCAAAGTAAAGTTTACTTGCCGAAATTCCCAATCTCTCTAAAAGTGGTTCAATTGCTATACCTGCCGCACCATTACCGCAATCTATAACCATATTTGGATCAAAATCTTGCAGACTTGAAAACTCTTTAGCCAAATAGTCAATATAAGCATCTAATGCGCTAATTGCAATAGAGTCAGTCTCTGTAGGAATGGCAATATCAGCCTTTTCAACTTCACGCCCTAAAGCATAAATATCTTCACCAAAAAATGGTTCTTGGTTTATTGTAATTTTAAAACCATTATATTCAGGAGGGTTATGAGAGCCAGTGATCTGAATTCCGCCTGCTGGCATTACCTGTTTTCCACCAACTTGAAAAGTATTAAAGTTACAAAAATAGTTTACTGGAGTAGGAACAAGACCACCGTGCAGTACAACAACATTTGCAGCATTCAAACCACTTACTAACCAGTCGCTCAAAATTGGTGAGTGTGTTCTGGCATCATAAGTTACAACTGCATAATCACCATGCTCTTTTATCTTTTTTCCAAGGAAATATCCGATTAGTTTAACTGTTTTTTCATTTAAATCTTTTTCAAAAACTCCTCGAATATCATACTCTCTAAATATATGCTGCATCTATGATCACCTTTTTTTAAAGTTATTTTACCAAAAACGCAATTGAAGCATCTTTTAACTTTTCTTGTAATTGCTTAACAACACTTTCAGGTCCATAAACAGACCATTGTGCACCATTTTCATCAAACTTGCGATCAATTTTAAGTGAATTAAAACCAGATACTAAATACTCCCATTTTCTCATATTTGCATAGTCGGTAAAAAAAGAGAGTTGCATCTCTTTTTCATATGGAATGAGTTCAGCTGAATCTACTACTGCTTTTGCAGCTTCACTGTAAGCTCGTGCCATACCGCCTGTACCAAGTTTTATGCCGCCAAAATATCTGACAACCAAAATGGCACAGTCTACCAAATCATTTCCTTGCATAACGTGAAGTACCGGCTTTCCAGCACACCCTTTTGGTTCTCCATCATCACTGCTGTCTTCAACAATTTGGTTATATTCATTTACTTTTCTAAATGCCCAAACTATATGATTTGCTTTTGGATGTTCAAGATGAAGCTCTTTGCGCATACTCTCAAATTGATCTATACCAACCAAAAAAGAGAGAAATTTGGAGCGTTTTACCTCGGTTTCACTATGGTATGTATTATCAATCGTCTTCATTATGATAAAATTTTATCAAAATTAATATTTAGGTAGGATAAATGAGCTTTGATGAACGTGCAAAAACTTGGGACTCTTCTGACAGAAGACAAGCATTGGCAGAGGCAGTTGCAAATGCAATTAAAAGCAGTGTAACATTAAACAGTTCAATGCATCTTCTAGATATTGGAGCTGGTACAGGACTTTTGACACGAAGAGTACTTCCGTATGTAGATAAAATTACTGCTCTAGATACATCAGCAGGAATGTTGGAAGAGCTTGAAAAAAAAGTAGAAGGAAATGTAGAGATTTGTCAAACTGATATTATAAAATATGAACCATCTGAAAAGTTTGACGGCATCATAAGTTCAATGACACTTCACCATATAGAAGATACCGAAGGTCTATTTAAACACCTCTATAAACTTTTAAAGCCTGGTGGTTTTATAGCTCTTGCTGACTTAGCTCCTGAAGATGGTACTTTTCATTCTAATGGAAATGAAGGTGTATTTCACTTTGGGTTTGATGAAGAGAGTTTAAAAAACTATGCAAATATTGCAGGTTTTAAAAACTTTTCATACAAAATAGTACATAAAGTAGAAAAACCAAACAAAATTTACGAAATTTTTCTATTCTCTTCAATAAAATATAAATAGTAGAAATGGAGAAAAAGGAGTTATGTTTTGTGAAAGAATGGTTCTCTAAAAAATCAGTCATTATTACATCGCTATTTCTTTTTATAACAATGGGAATAGGTGTTTGGTATCTTTCTAAAAAAGTTGAAGAGAACCGTTATATACAATTTAGCGATACATTAAGAAACTACTTTAGAAACAAGCTTGATTCTCAAAAATCACAAGCACTATCTCTTGCGATTGCATTGGCTGAAAATAAAGCATTAAAAGAGGCTCTATGGGATGATGATGAGGATTTAGGGTATGAAATTCTTTCAAAAACATTGATGCGCCTTCGTGAATATACATTAATGAGTGATGTAAGAGCGCAAGTAATCACAACAGATTTAACTATTTTTGCAAGAAGTTGGGATAACACTTATGCAGGTATGCCCCTTGATATCTTCAGAGAAGATCTTAAAGAGATTACAACTCTAAAAAAACCTAAAGTAGCAATTGAACCTGGAAGACTTCTTTCTATTAAAGCGACAACGCCTATTATGCAGAAGTCAAAAGCTATAGGATATCTTGAAATTTTACAATTCTTTGACAAAATCACAGATGATCTTCGTCAAAAACATATAGAACTACTTGTTTTAATGAATGAAAAGCTACTTAATATTGCAACTTTAATGCGTGAGAATCCAACTGTACACAACTTTGTCATTAGCAATAAAAACTATAATTCAAATCTTCTAAAAATAGTTAATAGAATAAATATAAAAAAATTACTGCAACAAAGATACCTATATTCAAATGACTACTTTTTTATTATTGAAGATATGCTTGATGGAAAAGAAAATCAGATAGGTATTTTTTTAATGATTTTAAGTAAAGCCGATCTTAATGAACTCATATATGGTAACAAACCTCTCTCATTTTTTCTAAATTTTACACAAAAAGATCTATATCAAATTGTAAACAGATGGGAAGCACCTACAGGAGGTTATAGAAGTATTTATGATAAAAACCTTTTTAAACTTTTAAATACATTTGAAGGTGAAGACAGAATGTTAGTTGAGCAAGAGATTTATGAAGTATTGCAAGAGTATAGTAAAAAAGAGCTTATTGACATTATTCTTTATCAAAACAGAAGGCGTAAAATAACAGGAGATATAGAATGAGAATTTTATTGTTAGAAGATGAGTTTACACTTAGGATCAGTATGGTTGAATTTTTAGAAGATCTTGGTTTTACAGTTGATGACTTTGAATCTGGCGATGATGCTCTTGATGCACTGTTTAAAAAAACATATGATCTTATTTTACTTGATGTAAAAGTTCCTGGAATTAATGGATTTGAACTACTTCGTACTGCACGTGAATATGGAAAAAATCTGCCTGCTATTTTCATTACTTCTCTTACCGATGTAGATGCATTAGCTAAAGGGTATAAAAGCGGTTGTTGTGACTATATAAAAAAACCATTTGATTTAATTGAACTGCAGTTACGTGTAGAACAAGCACTTAAATCTTCTTGTTTAAAAACACAAGACAACTTTATAGACCTTCCAAATAACTATGTTTATGATACAAAAAATTTTGTTTTACTACATAATGAAGAGGAAATAACTTTAACTAAAACAGAAAAACGGATACTTGAACTTCTTATTCAAAACCGTGGCAATGTAGTAACTCCTGAACAGTTTCAGGAATTCGTTTGGGGAGAAGCAGTTGATCCAGCAAATATTAGAGTACAAATTAATAAATTAAGAAAAAAACTATCTGCCGAACTTATATCAAATGTTCGTGGTTTAGGATATCGCATTGATCTTTGATAGAAAAAAGTTTGCACTAAAATATGCTCTGCTTTATGCTCTTCTTATCTCTTTAGTTATGCTTGTTCCACTATTTGTCTATACACAGCTAATGCTTGCAATAAATGAAGCTAAAACAGAAAATGATCTGCTAAGGGAAGCAAGAAATATAATAATGCAAATGGAAAAGTTTAATCCATCAAGAGATAAAACTTTCCATTTTCCACGATATTCAAGCTATCAGGCAGGACTTTATGACAGCAATATGCAAAATATATTTACTCTTTTAAAATTTGTTCCACCCAGTTTTACACCAGGTTATCATAAATTTAATGAATATCGCTACTATGTAATGAGACTCCCAGAAGATCGATATTTTGGTGCAAAATACCTTGTTATTTCCAAAAAAGAGAATAGTATGGAAATATATTTGACAGTATTAATGATAATAGTTGGAATTGTTATAATGCTCTTTTTACTGACTTGGATGGTATTTAGAAACTTTGCAAGACCTTTTGAAATTATAAATCAACAACTAGATAACTTTATTAAAGACTCTATGCACGAAATAAATACTCCACTAAGCATTATACAACTCAATGCAGATCTTTTTGCTAGAAAATTTGGCTCTAGCAAATACCTTACACGCATTAAAGCAGCTGCAAAAACATTGGCAACGATCTATAACGATATGGATTATTTAATTAAAAAAGAGAAATTAACATATGAAAAAGAGAGAATTGACTTTTCAAAATTTTTACAGACACAAGTTGACTATTTTAAAGAGGTTGCTACTCTTAGAGAGATAGAGATTTATACAAAAATTGATAATGAAGTATTTATAAACTTCAACCCTACAAAACTACAAAGAATAGTAGATAATACACTCTCTAATGCTATTAAATATAGCCATGAAAGAGGTAAAGTTTTTGTAGAATTGAAAAAAAATGGTACTAACACAATATTTAGTATTAAAGATGAAGGTGTAGGTATGAAAGAGCCTGAAAAAGTCTTTGAACGTTATTATAGAGAAGATAGTTTCAAAGGGGGATTTGGTATAGGTTTAAATATTGTTAAAAACATTGCAGATCAAGAAGGCATAATAATCGAAGTTGACTCTAAATTAGGTAAAGGAAGCACCTTTACCTATATTTTTGAGACTCTTTAATCATTGACTTTTTGCAATAATTCAACCATATCAACTTGTGCTTTTTCAAGAACTTTAACTGATTCTGGGTCATCAATTGCAAGAGTTGAGATCCAGTTGTAAACATTTGGATATACAATTTTTACATTATTAGACCCTTTTTTCTTATATAGAGCCATTGTGCAAGGAGCAAAAACTCCAGCTTCAGGATGGATTTTTGATACTGTATATATGACCTTCAGTTTACAAAGCGAATATGTGTCATAAAAATCATAAATTTTAATATTATTTTCATTAAGAAAATAGTTACTGTCAAAAAAGTTTGCCATTACAAAACCAATAGGTTTTAAACCATCCTCAATAACCATCTCTATCTCTTCTTTAAACTCCTCAATATCTATATCTTCATCATCAATCTCTACCTCAAAACGGGTCAAAAGTTTATTTGTAATAGCTTTTGGAGTATAGTTAAACTTCACCCTTTTTGCTCCAGGCAATGCTTTAAGTAGAGTCTCTATATTTTTAGCTTCTAACTTTTGTAGTAACTCATTATTATATGATAATCCCAATATCTTTGCCTGGGCAGAAGAGCTTAAAACACCTGCATAAATTGCATCATCACCCTTTTTTTGGTAGATAACAATAGAAAAAGGAGCAAATACTCCAGACTCTTCATATTTGACTAACAAATCTTTAGTGATTTCAGGATAATAGAGTGTCATCAAATTATAAATTGAAAAATCAGTATCTTTAAATTGCTTAATAAAAGGTCCATTCATATCACGATTGGCTTCTACTATATATCCTGCTTTAATAAAAGTATCTTCAATAGATTTAGTAGTTATCTTGTCACTTTTTTTAACATTAAATAGAATAATATCTTTATTGTCAGCATATGCACCTGTAAATATTAACAAAACAATAATAAATTTAAGAATTTTTTTCATTAGTTCATCCTCCTTGTTTTTATGGTCGAATATATACCCAACCTTTTAAATCTCTTTCAACCAGCTCTACTATACCGGCAGTTACAATCTCAACATCTTCTATTAAATCTTCAGGTTTGATCTTTAAAGTACGCATAGTATTGCCACAAGCAATAAACTCTACATCATAAGTTTGCAATGAACGCACTCTAACAGCAATCTTTTTCTCTTTTTTCAGCAATGTACGAATCCCTTTTGAGTAACAGATAATTGCTATCTCTACATTCTCAGGTCCATAAAATTTCATGACATTGTTTGCTGAACTTAATACATGATTTATAGACTCATCATCTCCTTTTGTTATAGGAAAAACAATCTTTCTTGGATTATCAATTGAAGGCTTTGGTTCTGCAAATTCTGTATCTGCAAAAGATAATACAAAAACCATCATTAGCAATAGAATCTGCTTCATCTCTCATCTCCTTCAGAATGCTTTACCTCTTTTAGAATTGTTAAAAAATCATCTTTCATCCAAGCCCCCGGAACTGTTTTTAGCACACTGCCATCGCTATTAAGAAAAATAAAAGTTGGTGTCATACTCCACTTAAGATTATTTGGAAGTTTTTGGCGACTCACATCAACACGTACAGGAATAAAGTCTGATGAAATTAAAGCAACTACATCTGGATCTTTAAGTGTTGTTTCTTCCATCTTTATACAGTAGTGACAGGTTGGACTAGTCACTTCTATCATAATAATTTTTCCTAGCCTTTTGGCTAAACTAAACGCTTTTTGATAGTCAACATATTGAAGCTCATTTACCTCTTTTACAGGTGGCAGATAAAAGTAGATCCATTCTGCCACAGCTTCCATCTCTTCATCACTGATTTTACCTTTAAAAGAGGGCATTGTATTGAAATAAGAGAGTATCTCTGGCAAACAAATACTCTTTTGCTTATCTGGATGAAGCAGATAATTTTGAATAAATGCAGTAACCTCCATTAACTGTATATCTTTATCCCCTTTTGGGTCACCTATTCTCTGTTTTAAACGGTATGAAAGCTGGTTAACAGTTGGTGCTTTAAGATGAAGAAGAGTATTATTTTGCTCCATAAAATTCTTCATCAAAACTTCAACTGGAACATAGAGTTGATGACAAGATGAACACTTTTTCTTATATACTTCTTCTCCATCTATACCAAACAAGGACAAAGAGAAAAACAATAAAATCCACAAATATTTCATTCACTCTCCCATTCCAACTCTTCATAAGCTTTAATAACATTTTTACCATGCAACATTTTATAAAGTACCATTTTATGATACTCAGGCAAGTAAACCTTTTTGGTAACATCTACCATATCAATATCATCTTCAATAGCCCTTTTAACCTCTATATAGAGTTTGTTTAAATAGGCTTCAATAAAATTCATTGCATCGCTGCCTGTTTTATAGCCATGACCACCAACCATTACACTCCATTGCAAATTTTTAAGTTTTTTAACTGCTTTTAACCATCCTGAAAGTGAACCGTCTCGTAATGATGGAAGTCTGTCATTAAAAACCAAATCACCAGCTAACAAAATCTTCTCATTAGGAATAAAAACTGCAATATCACTAAAAGTATGTGCTGGATGAGAAAAAGCAAGAATTTGCAAAGTAATATTGCCTATTTTAAGTGTTCTGGAATCAGAAATAAGGCGATCAGGAGCTACTGGAACAGTTCCTTTATAAAATAAAGGCTTTATAGCTATTTCTATGCGTGTTGGAGTAGCCAAATGATTACTGGAAAAGTTTTTGGGTCCATAAATCATTACACCTTTTTCATGATAAAAGCCATTACCAAGCCAGTGATCATCATGCACATGCGAGTTAAAAACTGCCAAAACAGGCTGTGTCTTTACACTCTGCATAACACTAAAAGCCTCTTTTGCATAGAGATAAGTGGGTCCACTGTCAAAAACAATCCAGCCACTGCCGGCATCAATATAGCAAGTGTTTACCATATTGCCGTTATTTTCAGTGTTTGGAACCTGAAGATCACCAAAAAAACAGTATAGCTTTGGTGCTACCTGCTTTGGGCTCAAGCCATACTCCTGCGACCAGAGCATCATACAACTTACAAACAGCAGGAGTAGACTCTTTTTCATACTATTTTCCTAAATTAAAATAGATAGTTCAGCTCAAAACGATACTCATTATATGAAGGATCGCTTTTTGTTACAGTTCCTGTTTGAGGATCTCCATTAACTAATCCTATACGAACACGTGCTTCCAATCCTGGGAAAGATTTGATTTTTTGAATAGCATCTAAATGAATTACCTGCGTATCTGCCTGAACACCAGGTTTATTATCATCAAAATCTTGAATTGCATATCTGAACATTGCAGTTAACCCAGGGACAAGACCTGCTTTATCAAAGCTATAGTCACCACGAATCATATATGTTTTAGTATTTGCATACCAGTTATACTGAGCCATAGCTCTTGTAAAACCACCTGTAGGGAATCCTCGCCACGGTGCTACAATGTCTGCTTCATCAGCAATTTTTGAATAACCAAGTCTAAATTTCCAAGCTTGATTGCTCTTAATGTCAACTCTAGCAGCAAACAACCAGCTATCAAGGCTATATTTATTTGTATATCCAGTAACATCTCCTTTAAGGTTTGCAACTGCAACAGGTCCTGTAGAAATAGCTGCAAATTTATCACCAACTCCACCATCAAACTGTTTCATATATCTTACACCTGGAATGATCTTTAAACCACCAGCAGGAATTGTGTAGTAAGCTTCTACTGTAGCAGATGATACAACATCTGGAACTGCTGTATAGTTAGCTTTTAGTTTCAGATTTTTTATAGATTTATTTGCAGCTTCCAATACAACAAGATCGTGGTTCGGATCCATACCCGCTGCAAGGAAATTACTATAAGACAACGATCTATTAACTGCAGAATCATCATTATTTGCCCAAGATTCTTTAGTATTATCATAACCATCATCTACAGTGTTATATGTAATTACATCATGAAAACTAGTATGGTCACGAAGTTTTTGTTTTGTAAGGTAAGCAGCTTTTAGAGTTGTTTTTGGAAGATCTTTTGAGACAACAGTAACACCTTCAAATGTATTTGGGATCATCTTTGTATCGTTACTTTTTGTCAAAAAGCTTTCAAAAATTTGTCGTCCAACTCTAACTTTGGTTTTGTTTAAGCGGTACTGCATATATGCTTGTGCAAGTACTGTCATACCCCAATCACCAGTAGCTTTTACATTGTATCTGCTTGTTGTATCTTTACCTGCTTTTATGAAACCAACATCTGCATCATCCATATGCCAAGGACTTTGTGATGTATAAAGTCCTGCCATACCACTGAAACCTTTATATTCAGCCGATTTATAGAGTAAACTTCCTCCAAATCCTGCTGCCCAGTTATCTTGATTTTTTGATGTTTCTTCTTTCCAGTCCCATTTAAAAGTATTTATACGAATACGTCCATAAAACATACCTTCAGTCAACATGTCTTTTAGACTATCAACCTTTGGAGGAACTTTGTTAAATACTAATGTTCTGTTTGCTTTAAGTGTTACTTTAGGCTTATCTGCTGCATTTAAAGAGATACCTACACCTACGGCCATCAAAGCTGCCAAGCTTAATTTAATCATTTTCATTATTCAACCTTTCATTACATTATGCTACAATTTAATGCTTTTTTTCTAACGTAAAGTGCCTCACTTAGGTCTGTTTTTATAGGAGTAGGAATGAGCAAACCAAAAAGTGAGGCACGGAAACGACTACTAACAAATACCCCCTGCCTTAGGACAGCCGCATCCTACATCTACAACATTTACATTAGATGTTCTAGATATATCGACAGTACCTTTTTTCTTAATATAATCAGCTGTAATATCATAAACAGGACGAATCTTACTTTCACGAAGATTTTTTCCTGCACTTTGAAGATTACCACCCCAAGCTGAAACTACATAATTCCTGTTTGGATCAAGCGGTTTACCATTAACTTTTAAGTTGGAGATACGCTTTCCACTTGGTGCACCAATCTTAATGTCATAAGTTACACCTGTTAAACGACTCATATCTCCACCTTGCTGGTATAGAGGATTGGCATTGAAAACATTATCGGCAATATCTTCAAGCAATTGAGCTATTCTTGCTCCTTGCAACTCAAAAGTATACACTTCAGGATATGTAATTGCTGTCATCTCATAAACATTATCCATTAAAATATCATCTCCAGGTAATAGAGTGGTTCCCCATCGATACCCAGGAGTAAATGTGATCTCATTATCCATCTCATCATGAATTGCTTCACCAATTAATGCATCAAATGTAGAGTAGAATGTATCTCTCTTATAGAGCAAACCTTTAGTTTTGCCAAGTACTTGATTCAACTCTTTATCATAAGGTTTATAGAGAGCATCAACCAACTCTATTCCCTTCTTATCAGGTGTGATCAAGTTTGATGCTATTGGAATTAGTTTATAGTTATAATCAACTACTCTTTTGTTCTTAATATCTATATCAAGACGACCAACATATTTGCCGTGGCTTCCGGCAATAATGATAACAGTACCGTTAATTGTGATCGGCTTAGGTCCAGGGTCATGAGTATGTCCACTTAAAATAAAGTCTATACCATGCACTTTTCTGGCAACTTCCTGATCTACACTAAAACCGTCATGGCTGAGTAGAACTACACAATCAACCTTCTTATCTTTACGTAGCTCATCTACATACTCTTGAAGAGTATCAAGGCGTAAACCAAAACTCCACCCTTCAGTAAAACGTTTTGGATTAGCTGTTGATGTAAATGGAAATGATTGACCAATAATGCCTACCTTAGCTCCACCAACCTCTTTAATGGTATATGGCTTAAATACAAGCTCTTCAAACTCATCACTAAATGGATCGTTATCGACTATATTCTGGGAGATAAAATCTGCCTCAAGCATATCAATCAGCTCAAGTACACGCTCTTTTCCGTATGTAAACTCCCAATGTCCAACCATTACATCAACACCAAGATAATTTTGAGCCTTTACAATAGCCTCACCGCCTGTTTTAAGTGCAACTGCTGTTCCTTGCCATGTATCACCTGAATCAAGCAACAGTACATTATCTTTGCCACGATCTCGGCGTACCTCATCAACAACTGTTTTTATATAAGCTATACCTCCCATTTTTCCAAACTTTTTGGCAAGCTCTTCAAAATTTAGGTAAGTATCAAAATAACCTTCTAAAGTTCCTGGTTTTACACCATAAAACTCTGCAAAACTCTTGCCACATAAAAAGCCCGGAGTACCAGTTAAATTTGAAGCAGAAATAAGAGTAGAAGGCTCACGCCAATAGAGTGGTTTTATATGTGCATGCAAGTCGCAAATGTGTAACAGCGATACATTACCTACCGATTTAAAATCCATAATATCTGTAGCAGT contains:
- a CDS encoding OprD family outer membrane porin, whose product is MKMIKLSLAALMAVGVGISLNAADKPKVTLKANRTLVFNKVPPKVDSLKDMLTEGMFYGRIRINTFKWDWKEETSKNQDNWAAGFGGSLLYKSAEYKGFSGMAGLYTSQSPWHMDDADVGFIKAGKDTTSRYNVKATGDWGMTVLAQAYMQYRLNKTKVRVGRQIFESFLTKSNDTKMIPNTFEGVTVVSKDLPKTTLKAAYLTKQKLRDHTSFHDVITYNTVDDGYDNTKESWANNDDSAVNRSLSYSNFLAAGMDPNHDLVVLEAANKSIKNLKLKANYTAVPDVVSSATVEAYYTIPAGGLKIIPGVRYMKQFDGGVGDKFAAISTGPVAVANLKGDVTGYTNKYSLDSWLFAARVDIKSNQAWKFRLGYSKIADEADIVAPWRGFPTGGFTRAMAQYNWYANTKTYMIRGDYSFDKAGLVPGLTAMFRYAIQDFDDNKPGVQADTQVIHLDAIQKIKSFPGLEARVRIGLVNGDPQTGTVTKSDPSYNEYRFELNYLF
- the soxB gene encoding thiosulfohydrolase SoxB, with translation MDINRRDFLQIAAALGFLGAGGNLMAGTSKRIDEVTATDIMDFKSVGNVSLLHICDLHAHIKPLYWREPSTLISASNLTGTPGFLCGKSFAEFYGVKPGTLEGYFDTYLNFEELAKKFGKMGGIAYIKTVVDEVRRDRGKDNVLLLDSGDTWQGTAVALKTGGEAIVKAQNYLGVDVMVGHWEFTYGKERVLELIDMLEADFISQNIVDNDPFSDEFEELVFKPYTIKEVGGAKVGIIGQSFPFTSTANPKRFTEGWSFGLRLDTLQEYVDELRKDKKVDCVVLLSHDGFSVDQEVARKVHGIDFILSGHTHDPGPKPITINGTVIIIAGSHGKYVGRLDIDIKNKRVVDYNYKLIPIASNLITPDKKGIELVDALYKPYDKELNQVLGKTKGLLYKRDTFYSTFDALIGEAIHDEMDNEITFTPGYRWGTTLLPGDDILMDNVYEMTAITYPEVYTFELQGARIAQLLEDIADNVFNANPLYQQGGDMSRLTGVTYDIKIGAPSGKRISNLKVNGKPLDPNRNYVVSAWGGNLQSAGKNLRESKIRPVYDITADYIKKKGTVDISRTSNVNVVDVGCGCPKAGGIC
- a CDS encoding MBL fold metallo-hydrolase, whose translation is MKKSLLLLFVSCMMLWSQEYGLSPKQVAPKLYCFFGDLQVPNTENNGNMVNTCYIDAGSGWIVFDSGPTYLYAKEAFSVMQSVKTQPVLAVFNSHVHDDHWLGNGFYHEKGVMIYGPKNFSSNHLATPTRIEIAIKPLFYKGTVPVAPDRLISDSRTLKIGNITLQILAFSHPAHTFSDIAVFIPNEKILLAGDLVFNDRLPSLRDGSLSGWLKAVKKLKNLQWSVMVGGHGYKTGSDAMNFIEAYLNKLYIEVKRAIEDDIDMVDVTKKVYLPEYHKMVLYKMLHGKNVIKAYEELEWESE